One Desulfovibrio fairfieldensis genomic window carries:
- the alr gene encoding alanine racemase, whose translation MSCCAFTPSRCHIDLAALRRNFARLGEPGSIMPVVKSDAYGHGLLPVARALDGAGARRFAVGTVCEGVALREAGLGQTIVPLMGAISREDWQAAAAHDLTPLLTDFEDIEKAAACCPADRPFRVALKCETGMNRLGFSAEELPAALESLRRFPRLAPVLALSHLACADMPDETAYTQAQAERFASMCAVLREAFPDIARSLGNSAGALGLPESRYEACRPGLALYGGNPFAGTAWEARGTGLEWVMSVSSPVLQVRQLKAGQSVSYGRIFTAPQAMTVAVVAAGYATGFARALSNRIDLLINGRRVPQVGRVCMSMLMADVSSLPDVRTGDTAWILGGPAAPGQRPVSAQEMADELGTIPYEILCLMGSTNPRVYS comes from the coding sequence ATGAGCTGCTGCGCCTTTACGCCGTCCCGCTGCCACATTGATCTCGCCGCTCTGCGGCGCAACTTCGCGCGTCTGGGCGAACCCGGTTCCATCATGCCGGTCGTCAAGTCCGACGCCTACGGCCACGGCCTGCTGCCCGTGGCCCGCGCCCTGGACGGGGCCGGGGCCCGGCGCTTCGCCGTGGGCACCGTATGCGAAGGCGTGGCTTTGCGTGAGGCCGGGCTGGGCCAGACCATTGTGCCGCTGATGGGCGCCATCAGCCGCGAGGACTGGCAAGCCGCCGCCGCCCATGATCTGACGCCCCTGCTCACGGATTTTGAGGACATCGAAAAAGCGGCGGCCTGCTGCCCGGCGGACAGGCCGTTCCGGGTGGCCCTCAAATGTGAGACCGGCATGAACCGCCTGGGCTTTTCCGCCGAGGAACTGCCCGCGGCCCTGGAAAGCCTGCGCCGCTTCCCGCGCCTCGCGCCCGTGCTGGCGCTCTCGCACCTGGCCTGCGCCGACATGCCCGACGAAACGGCCTATACCCAGGCCCAGGCCGAGCGCTTCGCGAGCATGTGCGCCGTCCTGCGCGAAGCCTTTCCGGACATCGCGCGTTCCCTGGGCAATTCCGCGGGGGCTCTGGGCCTGCCTGAAAGCCGCTATGAGGCCTGCCGTCCCGGCCTGGCCCTCTACGGCGGCAACCCCTTTGCCGGCACCGCCTGGGAAGCGCGCGGCACGGGCCTGGAGTGGGTCATGAGCGTCAGCTCGCCCGTCCTGCAGGTACGGCAGCTCAAAGCCGGGCAAAGCGTCTCCTACGGGCGCATTTTCACCGCGCCCCAGGCCATGACCGTGGCCGTGGTGGCCGCCGGTTACGCCACGGGCTTCGCCCGCGCCCTTTCCAACCGCATCGACCTGCTGATCAACGGCCGCCGCGTTCCGCAGGTGGGGCGGGTCTGCATGAGCATGCTGATGGCGGACGTCTCCTCCCTGCCGGACGTGCGGACCGGCGACACGGCCTGGATTCTGGGCGGCCCCGCCGCGCCGGGCCAGCGCCCGGTCAGCGCCCAGGAAATGGCCGACGAACTGGGCACTATTCCTTATGAGATCCTCTGTCTGATGGGCAGCACCAATCCCCGCGTCTACAGCTGA
- the tgt gene encoding tRNA guanosine(34) transglycosylase Tgt — protein sequence MSEPVFTLQHTDGAARAGLLRTAHGVIPTPIFMPVGTVGSVKAIAPDDLAAIGAPIILGNTYHLYLRPGDELVARHGGLHGFASWPGAVLTDSGGFQVFSLSSLRKIREEGVEFRSHLDGSRHLFTPEKVISIQRNLNSDIMMVLDECVPYGADYAYTETSLALTTRWAARARAAYPAGTGSNLLFGITQGGFFKDLRCRSVEEICALDFDGFAIGGLSVGEGKAEMYDLLYHTAPLLPSHKPRYLMGVGTPLDIAHGIHAGVDMFDCVLPTRNARNGTLYTSLGKVNIKRKEYAEDDGPLDPACGCYTCRTFSRAYLRHLYVSKELLSFRLNSLHNLTYFLRLAREARQAVLENRFGAFLAGMEGLYPEEAAQAAGV from the coding sequence ATGTCTGAACCCGTTTTTACACTGCAACACACGGACGGCGCGGCCCGCGCCGGGCTGCTGCGCACGGCCCACGGCGTCATCCCCACGCCCATCTTCATGCCCGTGGGCACGGTGGGCTCGGTCAAGGCCATTGCGCCCGACGATCTGGCGGCCATCGGCGCGCCCATCATTCTGGGCAATACCTATCACCTTTATCTGCGGCCCGGCGACGAGCTGGTGGCCCGGCACGGCGGCCTGCACGGCTTCGCCTCCTGGCCCGGAGCCGTGCTCACGGACAGCGGCGGCTTTCAGGTCTTCAGCCTGAGCTCCCTGCGCAAAATCCGCGAGGAGGGCGTGGAGTTCCGTTCGCATCTGGACGGCTCGCGCCATTTGTTCACCCCGGAAAAAGTCATTTCCATCCAGCGCAATCTCAATTCCGACATCATGATGGTGCTGGACGAGTGCGTGCCCTACGGCGCGGACTACGCCTATACGGAAACCTCCCTGGCCCTGACCACCCGCTGGGCCGCGCGGGCGCGCGCCGCCTATCCGGCGGGCACGGGCTCCAATCTGCTTTTCGGCATCACCCAGGGCGGTTTTTTCAAGGATCTGCGTTGTCGCTCGGTGGAGGAAATCTGCGCCCTGGATTTCGACGGCTTCGCCATCGGCGGCCTGTCCGTGGGCGAGGGCAAGGCGGAAATGTACGACCTGCTCTACCATACGGCCCCCCTGCTGCCGTCGCACAAGCCCCGCTACCTGATGGGCGTGGGCACGCCCCTGGACATCGCCCACGGCATCCATGCGGGCGTGGACATGTTCGACTGCGTGCTGCCCACGCGCAACGCCCGCAACGGCACGCTGTATACCTCGCTGGGCAAGGTGAACATCAAGCGCAAGGAATATGCCGAGGACGACGGTCCCCTGGACCCGGCCTGCGGCTGCTACACCTGCCGGACATTTTCGCGGGCCTATCTGCGCCATCTCTATGTGAGCAAGGAGCTGCTCTCCTTCCGGCTCAATTCCCTGCACAACCTGACCTATTTTCTGCGTCTGGCTCGTGAGGCCCGGCAGGCCGTGCTGGAAAATCGTTTCGGAGCCTTCCTGGCCGGAATGGAAGGACTCTATCCCGAGGAGGCGGCCCAGGCCGCCGGAGTCTGA
- a CDS encoding sulfite exporter TauE/SafE family protein, which translates to MDLFALDSAKFIDLNLVTVGFLFIVGFIGGLVSGFIGSGGAFILTPGMMGLGVPGTVAVASNMCHKFPKALVGALKRFRYGQVDVKMGLVIAASAGVGVQCGIAIQRHILERWGQAGSDLYVSLAFVAVLFSVGGYVLHDALRCNRRNGDCGGTPALARRLQAVNLPPMLTFRRSGLRISLWFTLPVGFATGMLAATIAVGGFIGVPGLIYVLGVPGLIASGTELVTAFVMGLCGSVNWALHGMIDIRLVLIILGGSLLGVQLGAIGTTYVRENMIKLVMGTIMLIVAVSRVIAIPCYLERLDVLTMAPGLQTGLKTASFICMCLGLLSGAALILAAMWRGRGTAAAPAA; encoded by the coding sequence ATGGACCTGTTCGCGCTTGATTCCGCCAAATTCATCGACCTGAATCTGGTTACCGTGGGCTTTCTTTTCATTGTCGGCTTTATCGGCGGCCTGGTCAGCGGCTTCATCGGCTCGGGCGGAGCCTTCATTCTCACTCCCGGCATGATGGGCCTGGGTGTGCCGGGCACCGTGGCCGTGGCCAGCAATATGTGCCACAAATTTCCCAAGGCCCTGGTGGGCGCGCTGAAGCGCTTCCGCTACGGGCAGGTGGACGTCAAGATGGGGCTGGTCATCGCCGCCTCGGCCGGGGTGGGCGTGCAGTGCGGCATCGCCATCCAGCGGCATATCCTGGAACGCTGGGGGCAGGCCGGTTCGGACCTCTACGTGAGCCTGGCCTTTGTGGCGGTGCTGTTCAGTGTGGGCGGCTATGTGCTGCATGACGCCCTGCGCTGCAACCGGCGCAACGGCGACTGCGGCGGAACGCCCGCTCTGGCCCGCCGTCTCCAGGCCGTCAATCTGCCGCCCATGCTTACCTTCCGGCGCTCGGGTCTGCGCATCTCCCTCTGGTTCACCCTGCCCGTGGGCTTTGCCACCGGCATGCTGGCGGCCACCATCGCCGTGGGCGGTTTCATCGGCGTGCCCGGCCTGATCTATGTGCTCGGCGTGCCCGGCCTGATAGCCTCCGGCACGGAACTGGTGACCGCCTTTGTCATGGGTCTTTGCGGTTCCGTCAACTGGGCCCTGCACGGCATGATCGACATCCGTCTGGTGCTGATCATCCTGGGCGGCTCGCTGCTGGGCGTGCAGCTGGGGGCCATCGGCACCACCTATGTGCGGGAAAACATGATCAAGCTTGTCATGGGCACCATCATGCTGATCGTGGCGGTCAGCCGGGTCATAGCCATCCCGTGCTATCTGGAGCGCCTGGATGTTCTGACCATGGCCCCCGGCCTCCAGACCGGACTGAAGACCGCCAGCTTCATCTGCATGTGCCTGGGATTGCTCAGCGGCGCGGCCCTGATCCTTGCCGCCATGTGGCGGGGACGCGGAACGGCCGCAGCTCCGGCCGCCTGA
- a CDS encoding universal stress protein, with protein MSVKNIPSPLSLKGMARLRERMDDLSEALAYADAGETDLAREAYTRGSGHPRVVLAVSRHEHWSRELAASALGLAQRLGDALVLLNLTPRPDRAFISRADSAAEPWLRRASAEGVPARHHIQPGGMDAVSDVVRDMGRVDMVICALRDGVRLRGQLSIPVYCVRV; from the coding sequence ATGAGCGTGAAAAACATCCCTTCCCCCCTGAGTCTGAAAGGCATGGCCCGGCTGCGGGAACGCATGGACGACCTGAGCGAGGCGCTGGCCTATGCGGACGCCGGGGAAACGGATCTGGCCCGCGAGGCGTACACGCGCGGCAGCGGTCATCCCAGAGTGGTGCTGGCCGTTTCCCGGCATGAGCACTGGAGCCGGGAACTGGCCGCCAGCGCCCTGGGGCTGGCGCAGCGTCTCGGGGATGCCCTCGTGCTGCTGAACCTCACCCCCCGGCCCGACCGGGCCTTCATTTCGCGGGCGGATTCCGCCGCCGAGCCGTGGCTGCGCCGGGCTTCCGCCGAAGGCGTTCCGGCCCGGCACCACATCCAGCCGGGCGGCATGGACGCCGTCAGCGACGTTGTGCGGGACATGGGCCGGGTGGACATGGTCATCTGCGCCCTGCGGGACGGCGTCCGCCTGCGCGGACAGCTTTCCATACCCGTGTATTGCGTCAGGGTCTGA
- a CDS encoding sensor histidine kinase: MKGMKRRLRSFGRSIRHKVLLGIVLSLVGVGTLGAVSYYYLRQLEETLALAEGVDDLQSDVLEIRRSEKNYLLYGLGADRGESLRYVDQVISRARGLLRRKPGADLPGGTLGSGRARLTGLLVRMEAYRDGFRALGSPHDPQAENVRMLGKDLVADTQLLVGRLRGHILEIVSALRRQLVFSTAALLGVGLFLAWLMGRRILHALGLIEKATTRVVKGDFSPLPLEGAEAESRHVLEALNHMICELESSQNQLVQEKKLASLGVLTAGIAHQLNNPLNNIFTSCQLLRESGAHGGDAGFPAEMLRNIHQEVLRARDIVRGLLDFARQSDFSLKPVALADVVGRAVALVAGETPPGLRIDIDVPPDLVLPADGRRLQEVCINLLLNAVQAVSRLPGRISVTARRDEAAAQAVLRVRDSGDGIPEAGLGRIFDPFFTLKGVGKGTGLGLSVAFGIIRRHGGTISVESVEGEGSCFTVRLPLDAHKGE, from the coding sequence ATGAAGGGCATGAAGCGGCGCTTGCGCTCATTCGGCAGAAGCATACGGCACAAGGTGCTGCTGGGCATCGTGCTTTCTCTGGTGGGCGTGGGGACGCTGGGGGCGGTTTCCTATTATTATCTGCGGCAGTTGGAGGAAACCCTGGCCCTGGCCGAAGGCGTGGACGACCTGCAGAGCGACGTGCTGGAAATCCGGCGCAGTGAAAAGAACTACCTGCTGTACGGCCTCGGCGCGGACAGGGGGGAAAGTCTGCGTTATGTGGACCAGGTCATCAGCCGGGCCCGTGGACTTCTGCGCAGGAAGCCGGGGGCGGATCTGCCCGGCGGCACTCTGGGCTCCGGCCGGGCGCGGCTGACCGGGCTGCTCGTCCGGATGGAGGCCTACCGCGACGGTTTCCGGGCGCTCGGCTCTCCCCATGATCCGCAGGCGGAGAATGTGCGCATGCTGGGCAAGGATCTGGTTGCCGACACCCAGTTGCTCGTGGGACGGCTGCGCGGTCATATTCTTGAGATCGTTTCCGCGCTGCGGCGGCAACTGGTCTTCTCCACAGCCGCGCTGCTGGGTGTGGGGCTTTTCCTGGCCTGGCTGATGGGGCGGCGCATTCTGCACGCCCTGGGGCTGATCGAGAAGGCCACCACCAGGGTCGTGAAGGGCGATTTTTCCCCTCTGCCTCTGGAGGGGGCCGAGGCGGAAAGCCGCCATGTGCTGGAGGCGCTCAATCATATGATTTGTGAACTGGAGAGCAGCCAGAACCAGCTCGTGCAGGAAAAAAAGCTGGCTTCCCTGGGGGTGCTCACCGCGGGCATCGCCCACCAGCTGAACAATCCGCTGAACAATATTTTCACGTCCTGCCAGTTGCTGCGCGAGAGCGGCGCGCACGGCGGCGACGCCGGATTCCCGGCGGAAATGCTGCGCAACATCCATCAGGAAGTGCTCCGCGCCCGCGACATCGTGCGCGGCCTGCTGGATTTCGCGCGCCAGTCCGACTTCAGCCTGAAGCCCGTGGCCCTGGCGGACGTGGTGGGGCGGGCCGTGGCCCTGGTGGCCGGTGAAACCCCGCCCGGCCTGCGCATCGACATCGACGTGCCGCCCGATCTCGTGCTGCCCGCCGACGGCCGCCGTTTGCAGGAGGTCTGCATCAATCTGCTGCTCAATGCCGTCCAGGCCGTCAGCCGCCTGCCCGGACGGATTTCCGTAACGGCCCGGCGCGACGAGGCCGCCGCCCAGGCCGTGCTGCGCGTGCGCGACAGCGGTGACGGCATCCCCGAGGCCGGCCTGGGACGCATTTTCGATCCCTTTTTCACGCTCAAGGGCGTGGGCAAAGGCACGGGCCTGGGGCTTTCCGTGGCTTTCGGGATCATCCGCAGGCACGGCGGCACGATCAGCGTGGAAAGCGTGGAAGGCGAAGGCAGCTGTTTCACCGTCCGACTGCCGCTGGACGCGCACAAGGGGGAATAA
- a CDS encoding sigma-54-dependent transcriptional regulator gives MNGAAAKILVVDDEAIARANLARVLAHDGHETAQAGGGSIALEMLQHGEYDLVLTDLIMPDMGGLELLERVRARFPGTEVIVVTGYPMVETAVEAMRKGAYHYLAKPYQLDEARLLVARALEKRRLYLEVARMRSLLETREGPLLLGDAPVMRELKRTIARVAPSDASVLILGDTGTGKELAARSIHALSRRAGGRFLAVNCGALQEELLESELFGHEQGAFSGAVRRKPGLFEAACGGTLFLDELGEMSPAMQVKLLRALQERVIRRVGGTRDIEVDVRVLAATNRNLRLEVSRGNFREDLYYRLAVITLRMPALAERREDIPLLAHFFLETGARRAGLPVPELSPQALRVLEGYLFPGNVRELCNLMERAAVLSDGQRITPAHLPEELGGELLPAAGAGPEAGERPESLEENEKRHILRVLDYADGNRTRAARILGINRVSLWRKLSRYGL, from the coding sequence ATGAACGGAGCCGCGGCGAAAATTCTGGTGGTGGACGACGAGGCCATTGCCCGCGCCAATCTTGCCCGCGTTCTGGCCCATGACGGGCACGAGACGGCCCAGGCCGGGGGCGGGAGCATTGCGCTGGAGATGCTGCAGCACGGGGAATACGATCTGGTCCTCACGGACCTGATCATGCCGGACATGGGCGGGCTGGAACTGCTGGAGCGTGTCCGCGCGCGCTTTCCCGGCACTGAAGTGATCGTGGTCACCGGCTATCCCATGGTGGAAACCGCCGTGGAGGCCATGCGCAAGGGCGCGTACCATTATCTGGCCAAGCCCTACCAACTGGACGAGGCGCGCCTGCTCGTGGCCAGGGCGCTGGAAAAACGCCGTCTGTATCTGGAAGTGGCCCGGATGCGCTCCCTGCTGGAAACGCGCGAAGGGCCGCTGCTGCTGGGCGATGCTCCGGTCATGCGCGAGCTCAAGCGGACCATCGCCCGGGTGGCCCCCTCGGACGCCTCGGTACTCATCCTGGGCGACACGGGCACGGGCAAGGAGCTGGCCGCCCGTTCCATTCACGCCCTGAGCCGCCGGGCCGGGGGACGTTTTCTGGCCGTGAATTGCGGGGCCTTGCAGGAAGAACTGCTGGAAAGCGAGCTCTTCGGCCACGAGCAGGGGGCCTTTTCCGGGGCGGTGCGCCGTAAACCGGGGCTTTTCGAGGCGGCCTGCGGCGGCACGCTCTTTCTGGACGAACTGGGGGAAATGTCGCCCGCCATGCAGGTCAAGCTGTTGCGCGCCCTGCAGGAACGCGTCATCCGCCGGGTGGGCGGCACGCGGGACATTGAGGTGGACGTGCGCGTACTGGCCGCCACCAACCGCAATCTGCGGCTGGAAGTGTCCAGGGGAAATTTCCGCGAGGATCTTTACTATCGGCTGGCGGTGATCACCCTGCGCATGCCCGCCCTGGCGGAACGGCGGGAGGACATCCCCCTGCTGGCGCATTTTTTTCTGGAGACGGGCGCGCGGCGCGCGGGCCTGCCCGTACCGGAGCTTTCGCCCCAGGCCCTGCGCGTTCTGGAAGGCTATCTCTTTCCCGGCAATGTGCGGGAGCTGTGCAATCTCATGGAGCGGGCGGCGGTGCTCAGCGACGGGCAGCGGATCACCCCGGCGCATCTGCCGGAGGAACTCGGCGGGGAATTGCTGCCCGCTGCCGGAGCCGGGCCGGAAGCGGGAGAACGGCCGGAAAGCCTGGAGGAAAACGAAAAGCGGCATATCCTCCGGGTTCTGGACTATGCGGACGGCAACCGGACCAGAGCCGCGCGGATTCTCGGCATCAACCGGGTTTCGCTCTGGCGCAAGCTCAGCCGTTACGGACTGTAG
- a CDS encoding VUT family protein has translation MFSLFTYIALIVGVNYAFAVTPLVQLPNGDLWPPASLIVGFVFVVRDFAQRRVGHHILWAMLAGCVVSWYMATPQLAVASAVAFAVGELGDWALFTFTHKPFSQRILISSLLGAPLDSLVFLLFLGLATPWSIGIMSLSKLAGSFLVFFLVRRRERREAGAEAA, from the coding sequence ATGTTCTCGCTGTTTACCTACATAGCTCTGATTGTGGGCGTTAATTACGCTTTTGCCGTGACCCCGCTCGTTCAGCTGCCCAACGGCGACCTCTGGCCGCCGGCGTCGCTGATCGTGGGTTTTGTCTTTGTAGTGCGCGATTTCGCCCAGCGCCGCGTGGGGCACCATATTCTCTGGGCCATGCTGGCGGGCTGCGTGGTGAGCTGGTATATGGCCACGCCCCAACTGGCCGTGGCCAGCGCGGTGGCCTTCGCCGTGGGCGAACTGGGCGACTGGGCCCTGTTCACCTTCACGCACAAGCCCTTTTCCCAGCGCATCCTGATTTCAAGCCTGCTGGGCGCGCCCTTGGACAGCCTGGTCTTTCTGCTGTTCCTCGGCTTGGCGACCCCCTGGTCCATCGGCATCATGAGCCTGTCCAAGCTGGCCGGTTCCTTTCTGGTCTTTTTCCTGGTGCGCCGCCGCGAACGCCGCGAGGCCGGGGCCGAAGCCGCCTGA
- a CDS encoding sensor domain-containing diguanylate cyclase, with product MERFSAWLRAHGWTLLVLLFLPLAGMALFPFAHSLLSSGKTPPVAMNDDAQLILFVTGGCGLLLMGFLLLAHSRNRNARLRQESMERSLEYQKLITEATKGLYESIYEVDVTRDRADSEETRHYFERLGIAGDTPFEEALRHIAARQIREEDRRGYLATFSPDRVLRTYREGVRSLRYEFMISEDGKNYYWLRIIARIFVLPFDQSVRMIVYRQNIDEEKHHWKAYQYQQILMEAAKGLYENIYEMDMTHNCAANEETRAYFESLGLPGDAPYDRFLHHVAEKQIKAEHRQRYLDAFLSDNVLAAHANGTDRQVCEVMLSTDDGEAYYWLRITARIFFWDEDKSVRIFSFRQNIDEEKRRESRLSAQARLDPLTGLYNKAATEQHISEILAACKTEDRRFAFFMLDIDDFKRVNDDFGHAVGDMVIREFALELKRQFRDTDIAGRIGGDEFAAFLPVPGRAWVERKASKLGAALRKSFMSETYAFGITASIGIALAPRDGKDFATLYRNADAALYQAKKRGKDGFSVHAGA from the coding sequence TTGGAAAGATTCAGCGCATGGTTGAGGGCACACGGTTGGACGCTGCTTGTTCTGCTGTTTCTGCCGCTTGCGGGCATGGCCCTTTTCCCTTTCGCGCATTCCTTGCTCAGTTCCGGCAAAACGCCGCCGGTCGCCATGAACGACGACGCCCAGCTCATTTTGTTTGTGACGGGGGGCTGCGGGCTGCTGCTGATGGGCTTTCTGCTCCTGGCGCACAGCCGGAACCGGAACGCCAGGCTCCGCCAGGAAAGCATGGAACGGAGCCTGGAATACCAAAAGCTGATCACTGAGGCCACCAAGGGCCTGTACGAAAGCATCTATGAGGTGGACGTCACCCGCGACAGGGCGGACAGCGAGGAAACCCGTCATTATTTCGAGCGGCTGGGCATTGCCGGCGACACGCCCTTCGAGGAGGCCCTGCGGCATATCGCGGCCCGGCAGATCCGGGAAGAGGACCGCCGTGGCTATCTGGCCACCTTTTCTCCGGACAGGGTTCTGCGGACCTACCGCGAGGGCGTGCGCAGCCTGCGCTATGAATTCATGATCTCCGAGGACGGCAAGAATTATTACTGGCTGCGCATCATAGCGCGCATCTTTGTTCTGCCCTTCGACCAGTCCGTGCGGATGATCGTCTACCGGCAGAATATCGACGAGGAAAAGCATCACTGGAAGGCATACCAGTATCAGCAGATACTTATGGAGGCCGCCAAGGGTCTGTATGAAAATATCTATGAGATGGATATGACCCACAATTGCGCCGCCAACGAGGAAACCCGCGCCTATTTCGAAAGCCTGGGATTGCCGGGCGATGCCCCCTACGACCGCTTTTTGCATCATGTGGCTGAAAAGCAGATCAAGGCCGAGCACCGGCAGCGGTATCTGGACGCCTTCTTGTCGGACAATGTGCTTGCGGCCCACGCCAACGGCACGGATCGCCAGGTCTGCGAAGTCATGCTTTCCACTGATGACGGCGAGGCGTATTACTGGCTGCGCATCACGGCCCGCATTTTTTTCTGGGATGAAGACAAATCCGTACGGATTTTTTCTTTCCGCCAGAACATCGACGAGGAAAAAAGGCGGGAAAGCAGGCTCTCCGCCCAGGCCCGGCTGGACCCGCTGACCGGCCTGTACAACAAGGCGGCCACGGAACAGCACATCAGCGAGATTCTGGCCGCATGCAAGACCGAGGACCGCCGCTTCGCCTTTTTTATGCTGGATATTGACGACTTCAAACGGGTCAATGACGATTTCGGACACGCCGTGGGCGATATGGTCATCCGCGAATTTGCCCTGGAATTGAAGCGGCAGTTCAGAGACACGGATATCGCGGGCCGTATCGGCGGCGACGAGTTTGCGGCCTTTCTGCCGGTGCCCGGCAGGGCCTGGGTGGAGCGGAAGGCATCTAAGCTGGGCGCGGCCCTGCGCAAGAGCTTTATGTCGGAGACCTACGCCTTCGGTATTACCGCCAGTATCGGCATCGCCCTGGCGCCGAGGGACGGCAAGGACTTCGCCACATTGTACAGAAACGCCGATGCCGCTTTGTACCAGGCCAAGAAGCGGGGCAAGGACGGCTTCAGCGTTCACGCCGGGGCCTGA
- the era gene encoding GTPase Era — translation MTDHTYRCGWVALMGPPNAGKSTLLNALLGQKVTIVTPKPQTTRNQIVGILTDEEAQVIFMDTPGLTQVRGRLSKTMIQAVWQSLGQADVIMPILDSHLYIRHPEFLDRDLAPVAEALASDERPMIVVVNKVDLFSDKSRMLPLLTRLNEMWPRADIFPTSALRRDGLPELKALIRSKLPEGPAQFPEDQISTASLRFMAAEIIREKLFLHLRQEVPYAVAVDVESWEEDEERGQTVIHAVIYVARPMHKAMVIGRAGASIKQIGSEARKDIQELVGGKVHLELWVKVREHWTEDPAFLRDLGLMAE, via the coding sequence ATGACGGATCATACCTATCGTTGCGGCTGGGTGGCGCTCATGGGCCCGCCCAATGCCGGAAAATCCACGCTGTTGAACGCCCTGCTGGGCCAGAAAGTGACCATTGTCACGCCCAAACCCCAGACCACGCGCAATCAGATCGTAGGCATTCTCACTGACGAGGAGGCCCAGGTCATCTTTATGGATACGCCGGGCCTGACCCAGGTGCGCGGCCGTTTGAGCAAAACCATGATCCAGGCGGTCTGGCAGAGCCTCGGTCAGGCGGACGTGATCATGCCCATTCTGGATTCCCATCTTTACATCCGGCACCCGGAATTTCTGGACCGGGATCTGGCCCCGGTGGCCGAAGCCCTGGCCAGCGACGAGCGGCCCATGATCGTGGTGGTCAACAAGGTGGACCTGTTCAGCGACAAAAGCCGGATGCTGCCCCTGCTGACCCGCCTGAACGAAATGTGGCCCAGGGCCGACATCTTTCCGACCTCGGCCTTGCGTCGGGACGGCCTGCCGGAGCTCAAAGCCCTGATCCGCTCCAAACTGCCCGAAGGGCCCGCGCAGTTCCCCGAGGACCAGATTTCCACCGCTTCCCTGCGTTTCATGGCCGCCGAGATCATCCGCGAAAAGCTCTTTCTGCATCTGCGCCAGGAAGTGCCCTATGCCGTGGCCGTGGACGTGGAAAGTTGGGAAGAGGACGAGGAGCGCGGCCAGACCGTGATCCACGCCGTGATTTACGTGGCCCGGCCCATGCACAAGGCCATGGTCATCGGGCGGGCGGGCGCTTCCATCAAACAGATCGGCAGCGAGGCCCGCAAGGACATCCAGGAGCTGGTGGGCGGCAAGGTGCATCTGGAACTCTGGGTCAAGGTGCGCGAGCATTGGACGGAAGATCCGGCCTTTCTGCGCGACCTGGGCCTTATGGCGGAGTAG
- a CDS encoding YggS family pyridoxal phosphate-dependent enzyme, with protein sequence MSAEDVLRERYARVLERLDAACAAAGRGREDVALIAVSKLHPAADVAAVARAGQVDFGENYVQEALQKREELAGEPACRNVRWHMIGHVQSRKAAQVAGAFALIHTLDSRKLADGLERRLAVLEARQPVLMEVNVAAEPQKSGIMAEDLPVLADYIVENCPHLELRGLMCLPPVFDAGEAARPHFARLRVLCEELRVRLGLPLPELSMGMSGDFEAAVAEGATLVRIGTDIFGPRPPRT encoded by the coding sequence ATGAGTGCCGAAGACGTATTGCGCGAGCGTTATGCGCGTGTTCTGGAGCGGCTGGACGCGGCCTGCGCGGCCGCGGGCCGCGGGCGGGAGGACGTGGCCCTGATCGCGGTGTCCAAGCTGCATCCGGCCGCTGACGTGGCCGCCGTGGCCCGCGCCGGGCAGGTGGATTTCGGCGAGAATTACGTGCAGGAGGCCCTGCAGAAGCGCGAGGAACTGGCGGGCGAGCCCGCCTGCCGGAACGTGCGCTGGCATATGATCGGGCACGTCCAGAGCCGCAAGGCCGCCCAGGTGGCCGGGGCCTTCGCCCTGATCCATACCTTGGATTCACGCAAGCTGGCTGACGGCCTGGAACGGCGTCTGGCCGTCCTGGAAGCGCGCCAGCCGGTGCTCATGGAAGTCAACGTGGCCGCCGAGCCGCAGAAATCCGGCATCATGGCTGAAGATCTGCCTGTTCTGGCCGATTATATAGTGGAGAACTGCCCGCATCTGGAACTGCGCGGCCTGATGTGCCTGCCGCCGGTCTTCGACGCGGGCGAAGCGGCACGGCCGCACTTCGCGCGTCTGCGCGTCCTGTGTGAGGAGTTGCGCGTGCGACTGGGCCTGCCCCTGCCCGAGCTTTCCATGGGCATGAGCGGGGATTTTGAGGCGGCGGTGGCCGAAGGTGCCACCCTGGTGCGCATCGGCACGGATATTTTCGGGCCGCGCCCGCCCAGAACATAA